Proteins encoded in a region of the Cytobacillus pseudoceanisediminis genome:
- a CDS encoding uroporphyrinogen-III synthase → MKQTSPLEGMTVLVPRGKKQAHSFSALIQSYGGIPVEIPLIAFEPLQDKETLYKTHKRIQTYDWVIFTSATAVDAFFENLSQGGPFPNIAVIGEKTKKLLMDKGLKVQFMPRDYVAEGFVEDFLPLVEEGMKVLIPKGNLARDYIAASLSENGADVDEIIVYETTFPRESIGLLKKQLSGKGLDILAFTSPSTVDHFIGALKELGYENAVKDSVVGCIGPVTRERAKAYGLQVHAVPEEYTVHNMLKSIISYLAEIRREN, encoded by the coding sequence ATGAAACAGACTTCCCCTTTAGAAGGCATGACTGTTTTAGTGCCAAGAGGGAAAAAACAGGCTCACTCCTTTTCGGCTCTTATCCAAAGCTATGGGGGGATACCTGTTGAGATCCCCTTGATTGCTTTCGAGCCATTGCAGGATAAGGAAACTTTATATAAAACACATAAGCGGATTCAAACTTATGATTGGGTGATTTTCACAAGCGCGACAGCTGTGGACGCTTTTTTTGAAAATCTGAGTCAGGGCGGGCCTTTCCCTAACATAGCGGTTATCGGAGAGAAGACTAAGAAATTGCTTATGGATAAGGGATTAAAAGTGCAATTTATGCCTCGGGATTATGTTGCTGAAGGGTTTGTTGAGGATTTTTTGCCATTAGTAGAAGAAGGGATGAAAGTATTAATCCCCAAAGGGAATCTGGCGCGTGACTATATCGCAGCCTCCCTTTCGGAAAATGGTGCAGACGTTGATGAAATCATTGTTTATGAGACAACTTTTCCACGTGAAAGCATCGGTCTGTTAAAAAAACAGCTTTCAGGAAAAGGGTTAGATATTCTTGCTTTTACCAGCCCTTCCACAGTAGATCATTTTATAGGGGCTTTAAAGGAGCTTGGATATGAGAATGCTGTTAAAGACAGTGTGGTGGGCTGCATCGGGCCTGTGACTAGAGAACGCGCAAAGGCTTATGGGCTGCAGGTTCATGCGGTTCCTGAAGAATATACAGTACATAACATGCTTAAGAGCATTATTAGCTACTTGGCAGAAATCAGGAGGGAAAATTAA
- the hemB gene encoding porphobilinogen synthase encodes MDLQFNRHRRLRKSPNMRALIRENFLRTEDLIYPIFVAEGDDIKREIPSMPGIYNLSLDHLEEEMNEVVSLGIKSVLLFGIPKEKDACGEQAYHDHGIVQEATRFIKAKYPEIIVIADTCLCEYTDHGHCGLIENGEVLNDASLELLVQTAVSQAKAGADIIAPSNMMDGFTAAIRAGLDEAGFEDIPVMSYAVKYASAFYGPFRDAADSTPQFGDRKAYQMDPSNRMEAMREAESDLMEGADFLIVKPGMPYLDIVRDVKNNINLPIVIYNVSGEYSMVKAAAQNGWIDEQKIVMEMLTGMKRAGSDLIITYHAKDAARWIKEQD; translated from the coding sequence ATGGATCTTCAATTTAATAGACATAGACGCCTTCGCAAAAGTCCGAATATGAGAGCGCTTATCCGTGAGAACTTCTTGCGTACAGAGGATTTAATTTATCCAATTTTCGTGGCAGAAGGAGACGATATTAAAAGAGAAATCCCTTCGATGCCGGGAATATACAATTTGTCGCTTGATCACCTCGAAGAGGAAATGAATGAAGTTGTTTCTCTTGGAATAAAATCGGTGCTCTTATTTGGAATACCTAAAGAGAAAGATGCATGCGGGGAGCAGGCTTATCATGATCATGGGATCGTGCAGGAAGCTACAAGATTTATAAAAGCTAAATATCCGGAAATTATCGTAATTGCTGATACATGCCTTTGCGAGTATACCGATCATGGCCATTGCGGATTAATTGAAAATGGAGAAGTGCTGAACGATGCATCCCTTGAACTGCTTGTGCAGACAGCTGTCAGCCAGGCTAAAGCAGGAGCAGACATAATTGCCCCGTCAAATATGATGGATGGATTTACAGCAGCTATCCGGGCAGGTCTTGATGAAGCCGGATTTGAAGATATCCCGGTTATGTCTTATGCGGTTAAATATGCATCTGCATTCTATGGTCCTTTCCGTGATGCAGCTGACAGCACGCCGCAATTTGGCGACCGAAAAGCATATCAGATGGATCCTTCCAACCGCATGGAAGCCATGCGAGAAGCAGAATCTGACTTAATGGAAGGGGCAGACTTCCTGATTGTTAAACCGGGAATGCCTTATCTGGATATTGTTCGGGATGTGAAAAACAACATCAACCTGCCGATTGTGATTTATAATGTGAGCGGTGAATATTCAATGGTTAAAGCTGCTGCACAGAACGGCTGGATCGATGAACAGAAAATCGTCATGGAAATGCTCACAGGCATGAAGCGTGCAGGAAGTGATTTAATTATTACTTACCATGCGAAAGATGCGGCAAGGTGGATTAAGGAACAGGACTAA
- the spoVID gene encoding stage VI sporulation protein D, whose protein sequence is MSQGNPSCLRFSLEESVWFQKGQEVSDLITISLDPNITIQESDQYVTIQGALELAGEYRRSDEEASEEDQEGLAVTKFVQTVEERGEGVCEFKHYFPVDITIPNNRIQSIYDIDVAVESFDYVLPERSCMKLTANLTITGLYGDQQHIPVQEWEEEAEAETETEELEIQYRSSEVAEETEEEEIIQQEWPSYQQEEQDLEEEEEREEEREEQVYSSAEEDVREEDPQEEQSETDEVFIPFEAEARKQPEVEEQAVIRPSVPAALELKQEQPEEEEQTPKTAPEISFSSQRNEEEAPPTAQEIYQMTEASESDSPSFEKKPVQAAAQETHEETEESSSSSEQEAKKKKLSKKKSMSLTEFFARKEETEEHVKLKVCIVQNGDTIDAIAERYDIPAQQLLRVNHLEINQDIYEGQVLYIPVAVAH, encoded by the coding sequence TTGTCTCAGGGGAATCCATCGTGCTTACGATTTTCTTTAGAAGAATCAGTATGGTTTCAAAAAGGACAGGAAGTATCGGACCTGATTACCATCTCGTTAGACCCCAATATAACAATTCAGGAAAGCGATCAATATGTAACAATCCAGGGAGCACTTGAACTGGCAGGTGAGTATAGACGCAGCGATGAAGAAGCATCCGAGGAAGATCAAGAGGGTTTGGCAGTCACCAAATTCGTTCAGACAGTTGAAGAAAGAGGAGAAGGAGTTTGTGAATTCAAACACTATTTTCCTGTCGATATAACCATTCCGAATAATAGAATCCAAAGCATCTACGATATTGATGTTGCGGTAGAGTCCTTCGATTATGTTCTGCCGGAAAGAAGCTGTATGAAATTGACAGCTAATTTAACCATTACCGGATTATATGGTGATCAGCAGCATATTCCTGTTCAAGAATGGGAGGAAGAAGCGGAAGCTGAAACTGAAACGGAAGAATTAGAGATTCAGTACAGATCTTCTGAGGTGGCAGAGGAGACAGAGGAAGAAGAAATTATACAGCAGGAATGGCCGTCATATCAGCAAGAAGAACAGGACCTAGAGGAAGAGGAAGAAAGAGAGGAAGAAAGAGAGGAACAGGTATACTCGAGCGCCGAGGAAGATGTACGGGAAGAGGATCCGCAGGAAGAGCAGTCAGAAACCGATGAGGTTTTTATTCCATTTGAGGCAGAAGCAAGAAAGCAGCCTGAAGTGGAAGAGCAGGCCGTCATTAGACCTTCAGTGCCGGCGGCGCTCGAATTAAAACAAGAGCAGCCAGAAGAAGAAGAACAGACTCCGAAAACTGCACCGGAAATATCTTTTTCTTCTCAGCGCAATGAGGAGGAAGCACCGCCAACCGCACAGGAAATCTATCAAATGACGGAAGCATCCGAATCAGATAGTCCTTCCTTTGAAAAGAAGCCTGTTCAAGCGGCTGCACAGGAAACCCATGAGGAAACAGAGGAATCCTCATCCTCTTCAGAACAGGAGGCTAAGAAGAAGAAACTCTCCAAGAAGAAAAGCATGTCGTTAACAGAGTTCTTTGCCCGGAAGGAAGAGACAGAGGAACATGTTAAGCTCAAGGTTTGCATTGTGCAGAACGGCGACACAATTGATGCCATTGCTGAAAGGTATGATATACCAGCCCAGCAGCTATTACGGGTGAATCACCTTGAAATCAATCAGGATATTTATGAAGGGCAAGTGCTGTACATTCCTGTTGCGGTAGCCCATTAA